Proteins encoded together in one Halothermothrix orenii H 168 window:
- a CDS encoding PilN domain-containing protein has protein sequence MLKKARETYLELGQNYSRLVQIKREKISCEMVFEGEGINNLKKAVDSVVSELKRLKSINIILTQSEVFFRSYRIPGSARDRIEEMIELRLSTDLPLEKKDFIYSIFTHKTGKNELQVLTFTSKKGLIEEIYNSFNGRNIRVKSILPGGLIYYLIHRDKEDLTPGIYLDKDSHQGHITFFNGKKIYLKSIRLDGNFKKELKRNINLFINSLGSERVNLVINNKRVGTLNGTIDITDLSLFNNIEDDDHTLSKWEKVFLYKKDLIKANLLTEVTSDKRRQRNISGVWFLIIIIILLNAYGFYVRYNNDVKYLATLKGAAEDLKPLLNEINTVKTEYNHVVGEIKKLEAELQGNYRGYLPWLRELGGILPEGTVIEEVSFKDNKLVALSGSSPSATAVMENLEKSEYFTRLRFEGSITRENGKERFRIAGEISNGLN, from the coding sequence ATGTTAAAAAAAGCAAGGGAAACTTATCTGGAGCTTGGTCAAAACTATTCTAGATTGGTACAGATAAAAAGAGAAAAGATTTCTTGTGAGATGGTATTTGAGGGAGAAGGTATAAATAACCTTAAAAAGGCTGTCGACTCTGTAGTTTCTGAACTTAAGAGGCTTAAATCAATTAATATTATACTAACACAGAGTGAGGTTTTTTTCAGGTCTTACAGGATTCCCGGGTCCGCCCGGGATAGAATTGAGGAAATGATCGAGTTAAGGCTATCAACGGATCTACCCCTGGAAAAAAAAGATTTTATATATTCGATTTTTACCCATAAAACAGGGAAAAACGAACTACAGGTGCTTACCTTTACCAGTAAAAAAGGCTTAATAGAAGAAATTTATAATAGTTTTAATGGTAGAAATATAAGGGTTAAAAGTATTCTACCAGGGGGGTTGATATATTATTTAATTCACCGGGATAAAGAGGATTTAACTCCTGGCATTTATCTCGATAAAGATAGTCACCAGGGTCACATTACTTTTTTTAATGGTAAGAAAATTTACTTGAAGTCAATTAGACTTGATGGTAATTTTAAAAAAGAGCTTAAGAGAAATATTAATTTATTTATAAATTCCTTAGGTAGCGAGAGAGTAAATCTGGTGATTAATAATAAAAGGGTAGGAACTCTGAATGGGACCATTGACATTACTGACTTAAGTCTTTTTAATAATATTGAGGATGATGACCATACTCTTTCAAAGTGGGAAAAGGTCTTCCTGTATAAAAAAGATTTGATCAAAGCAAATTTATTAACAGAAGTTACCTCAGATAAAAGAAGGCAGAGAAACATATCAGGGGTATGGTTTTTGATAATAATTATTATATTACTTAATGCATACGGGTTTTATGTAAGATATAATAATGACGTTAAATATCTGGCCACTTTAAAAGGGGCAGCTGAAGATTTAAAACCCCTTTTAAATGAAATAAATACCGTTAAAACAGAATATAACCACGTTGTCGGGGAAATAAAAAAGCTTGAAGCTGAATTACAGGGCAATTACCGGGGTTATTTACCATGGCTAAGAGAACTGGGGGGGATTTTACCTGAGGGGACTGTGATTGAAGAAGTTAGCTTTAAAGACAATAAACTGGTAGCTCTGTCAGGTAGTTCTCCTTCAGCAACAGCTGTTATGGAAAACCTGGAGAAATCAGAATACTTCACCAGGTTGAGGTTTGAAGGTAGTATTACCCGGGAGAATGGTAAAGAGAGATTCAGGATTGCAGGTGAGATAAGTAATGGCCTTAACTAG
- a CDS encoding PulJ/GspJ family protein produces the protein MNERGFSLLEVLIAITLTGIIIGVILSSLDIGLSTWKRVQSDSYNLQNQQVVFKYLESDLHNLFYSNHVDKKLFYYGYDGFLFYTINKEEIRQVNYTINYRRGLLIRETYPVTGTDFKIDKQKKEVINFLENTEIKNVRFYFYDHHNKYWRNYWSYREIGYYPSLVKIEIADSTYGIWSGVIEIFTGRQY, from the coding sequence ATGAATGAAAGAGGGTTCAGCCTGCTGGAGGTTTTAATAGCCATTACCCTGACCGGTATAATTATTGGTGTCATCCTGTCTTCATTAGACATTGGTTTATCAACCTGGAAACGGGTTCAGTCTGATTCATATAATCTCCAGAACCAGCAGGTTGTGTTTAAATATCTAGAGTCTGATTTGCATAATTTATTTTATTCAAATCATGTTGATAAAAAACTTTTTTATTACGGGTATGACGGCTTTCTTTTTTATACTATCAATAAAGAAGAGATAAGGCAGGTCAATTATACTATTAATTACAGGAGAGGTCTTCTTATCAGGGAAACATATCCGGTAACCGGTACTGATTTTAAAATAGATAAACAAAAAAAAGAAGTCATTAATTTTTTAGAGAATACTGAAATTAAGAATGTCAGGTTTTATTTTTATGACCATCATAATAAATATTGGAGAAATTACTGGTCATACCGGGAGATAGGATATTACCCCTCCCTGGTCAAAATAGAAATAGCGGACAGTACATATGGAATCTGGTCAGGTGTTATAGAAATTTTCACCGGGCGTCAATATTGA
- a CDS encoding RHS repeat-associated core domain-containing protein codes for MLIFILLFQMFFIVFDSGVIFANNGQDENDEEEEDDEESEENECDHPVTSTYYHWEYTSNSHWLEWEVYCVNCGKTLSTNSSSPEPHNITSSYKTKNSSKSRCTQIVTESCSTCGYTHTYEKTYNHTRGTTCSKCGTYYPTHEEEAEQKTGESNEKSGEGEDELDEGEEANDNADQEINDGEQSNTDANNEYGDTESDLSDAGEENDNAETDINNADENIGSSNDCTAEADQYNTSAEEGMGNSEYSQGESSDNFDETLACEEQAEGYEQDVNDIYNDLEETEDGNTDLMEGENNSANSDTAGDPVRYTTGEYVSKSTDLQINSVEPRIKVVRSYSNFDTSSFSFGRGWNFNYDTRIIIGIRANYIEQQEELQELAELVDETYQEAVIAYQEAMDAACESVEFAKEAVEDAEKAVNAARDAKDYALTAKNLAESGKINASEAKYYADSAFDHLNKCLEYADNSIQSGKEAENQAKFAREKATEARNIADIAIDLAESAVYHANRSGKQSVIDAAYAALNRANTLKTNALNEIDEADNNIETARKIKSDAQDLKNKVNNLNLADKIRQAKNTAENNYKTAEKTLVIARDVLELAEDTFNKVNNTLVLAEARLNEASQWKKELNDNYTVIENIDKINNRVQEIARQALLNREYSEAGRYRNQYNVDWSVNPARDEIGIGKIVLIDDKGTPHIYKILSEPDFESKITFPDGLKNYYPEGSLTEPVTITDDRLEILPDGKYLLTKKDKTTYLYSYFGRLLKIEEPNGRYLKFGYNENEQLVSIEDTFGRKVKIERVNGKIVKITDPVERVYTYDYEGNNLVAFTDPEGYTRRYSYNENGITGLTYPDGSGWKYYYTELNGIKVIDYQQDAAGNIIDFEYYPGTGETVVINRKGNKTTYRYNERHLTEEEINANYQSIIKRYDNNNNLVSITNQRGYTTSYTYDKNNNITSVTDAAGSIYFTYNDFNKITSITDKNGYTTNFYYDDRGNLTQIVYPDGSNKQYIYNDLGLLVVEIDQLGNRINYTYDGYGNITEKVYPDGSREKYEYDKVGRLIKRIKPDGGQISYHYDNNDNIIRVVDELGNEETFKYNSRGKIIEKIDPRGNVTRYEYDDRNNLSKIIDAEGNIKEIFYDEAENMTRKILAENVSYVYRYDNLDRLITATQVETGITTSYEYDPVGNLIAITDGEGRTTRFDYDGLNRRVREIDPLNNTVVYRYYPNNQLKSITDKNGNTTNFKYDCMGRLTEVINPIGERVQYKYDAAGNLVAEIDPMGNTTRYQYDCMNRLVKEIDPAGNEIQYEYDLSGNLIKVTDPEGNTTSYTYDLKGRVIKETNALGYSKTYEYDAVGNLITFTNEAGVKTTYKYDGLNRLVEIKDALGNSTKIGYTPLGKIAWREDALGNRTEFTYDSAGRLVKETDPEGNTVVYTYDKAGNLIKVTDELGYTTNYCYDKLNRLIEVVDALNNKVEYSYDPRGNLTMMVNEMGNTYQYHYDALDRLVKEINYQGKEQTYSYDANGNLIAKKDFNGNTTTYNYDELNRLLEVIFNGGNKKRFSYNRNGMMTRAQNDNLLQRYYYDGLSRLIKVEVEDDEGENYKIEYQYNELGQKTRVIYDDSNNLKDRVTGYEYDELMRLSRVELPDGGEIKYRYDKLNRIITRINNNRTATSYTYTPDGQVETITHWKGFIGHNQNIIQSYGYVYNARDERVLQVEENGEITAYQYDPAGRLAKVYYPFSDRKKIEDLKERFYYGLLPEWPEPYKYGLNIEEPLSWDKENNLYNQLNELTGKLEGSLAGMPGVGNSTRGQKGKGRLPELIISQGEGSLNFTDRIDLPYDVRNRVEELYSRIKNNGWGLDIYGDNFWVEEFTYDPAGNITEKRNGWGKIEYKYNDANQLAKAGNRQYEYDSNGNLIREELGHYYAEYHYNYENRLIKAVNNSHPHFLGGKSPFKGSVSYTYGPLGRKVKKVTDPQHGAKVGITKYIYDGTRTNVLVEYEIERFGGDHPGNNKPGKGHKHNNNPFNNAGKINRINEYYYGNGLIAMNYLSHPDRGRIHYGNNVSYYHKDALGSIILMTGRNGQVIDRYEYDAYGNPYSGRFEQGNNMNSYGFTGQRYEARLGVYTFAYRTYNPRVMRWITPDPVRDGMNWYTYVNGDPVNLWDPLGLCDIDPDSWRNIMKEQQPMMRGDDVEQVQTFLNQQGYDVTVDGILGPETAGAVRDYQEDKGLSVDGVVGPNTREEIKKDLGIEDVRHEIYFSHDTDKVYWTDNTGKIIKSWQASDDIIG; via the coding sequence ATGTTAATTTTTATTTTGTTATTTCAAATGTTTTTTATTGTCTTTGATAGTGGAGTTATTTTTGCTAACAATGGACAAGATGAAAATGATGAAGAAGAGGAAGATGATGAAGAAAGTGAAGAAAATGAATGTGATCATCCTGTTACAAGTACATACTATCATTGGGAATATACCAGCAATAGTCACTGGCTCGAATGGGAAGTGTATTGTGTTAATTGTGGTAAAACCCTGAGTACAAATTCCAGTTCACCAGAACCTCATAATATTACTTCAAGTTATAAAACAAAGAACTCTTCTAAATCCAGGTGTACACAGATAGTAACAGAGTCGTGTAGTACCTGTGGTTATACACATACCTATGAAAAAACGTATAATCATACAAGGGGTACAACTTGTTCTAAATGTGGTACATATTATCCGACCCACGAAGAAGAGGCTGAACAGAAGACAGGAGAAAGTAATGAAAAAAGTGGGGAAGGAGAAGATGAACTTGATGAAGGTGAAGAAGCCAATGATAATGCTGACCAGGAGATAAATGATGGGGAACAGAGTAATACTGATGCAAATAATGAATATGGAGACACTGAGTCTGACCTATCAGATGCCGGAGAGGAAAATGATAATGCAGAAACGGATATTAATAATGCAGATGAAAATATTGGTTCATCAAATGATTGTACAGCAGAAGCTGATCAATATAATACATCTGCTGAAGAGGGTATGGGTAATTCAGAATATTCACAGGGCGAATCATCAGATAATTTTGACGAAACATTAGCATGTGAAGAACAGGCTGAGGGCTATGAACAGGATGTTAATGACATTTACAATGATTTAGAGGAAACTGAAGACGGAAACACAGACCTTATGGAGGGAGAAAATAATAGTGCAAACAGTGATACAGCCGGGGATCCGGTTAGATATACTACCGGTGAATATGTAAGTAAGAGTACTGATTTACAAATTAATTCAGTTGAACCCCGGATAAAAGTAGTACGCAGTTACAGTAACTTTGATACAAGTAGTTTTTCTTTTGGTAGAGGCTGGAATTTTAACTATGATACCAGGATTATAATTGGCATCAGGGCTAATTATATTGAACAGCAGGAAGAATTACAGGAGCTTGCAGAATTAGTTGACGAAACATACCAGGAAGCTGTAATAGCATATCAGGAAGCAATGGATGCTGCATGTGAGTCAGTTGAATTTGCTAAGGAGGCAGTAGAAGATGCAGAAAAGGCGGTTAATGCTGCCCGTGACGCAAAGGACTATGCTTTAACTGCCAAAAACCTGGCTGAGAGTGGAAAAATAAATGCCAGTGAGGCTAAATACTATGCTGACTCTGCTTTTGACCATTTAAATAAATGCCTTGAATATGCAGATAACTCTATTCAATCAGGGAAAGAGGCTGAAAACCAGGCAAAGTTTGCCAGAGAAAAAGCCACAGAGGCCAGAAATATTGCTGATATAGCCATTGATTTGGCAGAAAGTGCTGTGTACCATGCTAACCGGAGTGGTAAGCAGAGTGTTATTGATGCTGCTTATGCTGCCCTGAACAGGGCGAATACTTTGAAAACTAACGCGTTAAATGAAATAGATGAGGCAGACAATAATATTGAAACAGCCAGAAAGATTAAATCAGATGCTCAAGATTTAAAAAATAAAGTAAACAATTTAAACCTGGCAGATAAAATTAGACAGGCTAAAAATACTGCAGAAAATAACTATAAAACAGCTGAAAAAACACTGGTAATTGCCCGGGATGTACTTGAACTGGCTGAAGATACTTTTAATAAAGTTAATAACACACTGGTATTAGCGGAAGCCCGGCTTAATGAAGCAAGTCAATGGAAAAAGGAACTTAATGACAATTATACTGTAATTGAAAATATCGATAAAATAAATAACAGGGTGCAGGAAATAGCAAGACAGGCATTATTAAACAGGGAGTATTCAGAAGCAGGGCGTTATCGTAACCAGTATAATGTTGACTGGAGTGTAAACCCGGCAAGAGATGAAATAGGTATCGGTAAAATTGTTTTAATAGATGATAAGGGCACCCCTCATATCTATAAAATACTTTCAGAACCTGACTTTGAGTCTAAAATTACATTCCCTGATGGTTTAAAGAACTATTATCCAGAAGGCAGTTTAACAGAACCGGTAACTATAACTGATGACAGGTTAGAAATATTACCTGATGGCAAATACCTGCTAACAAAGAAAGATAAAACAACTTACCTTTATTCGTATTTTGGCAGGTTGCTTAAAATTGAAGAACCAAATGGTAGATACCTTAAGTTTGGCTACAACGAAAACGAGCAGCTTGTGTCCATAGAGGATACATTCGGGCGGAAAGTAAAAATTGAACGGGTTAACGGAAAAATTGTTAAAATAACCGATCCGGTTGAACGTGTTTATACCTATGACTATGAAGGCAATAACCTTGTAGCATTTACTGACCCTGAAGGGTATACACGCCGCTATAGCTATAATGAGAACGGGATAACTGGCTTAACTTACCCGGATGGTTCAGGCTGGAAATATTATTACACTGAATTAAACGGTATAAAAGTCATTGATTACCAGCAGGATGCTGCAGGAAATATTATTGATTTTGAATACTATCCCGGGACAGGGGAAACAGTGGTAATTAACAGGAAGGGAAATAAAACAACCTACCGGTATAATGAACGACACCTGACTGAAGAAGAGATCAATGCAAATTACCAGAGTATTATTAAAAGGTATGATAATAACAATAACTTAGTATCTATAACTAACCAGCGGGGTTATACAACGTCTTATACATATGATAAAAACAATAACATAACAAGTGTAACAGATGCTGCCGGTTCAATCTATTTTACCTACAATGATTTTAACAAAATTACAAGTATTACAGATAAAAACGGATATACAACCAATTTTTACTATGATGACCGGGGCAACCTGACCCAGATCGTATATCCTGATGGTTCAAATAAACAGTATATTTATAATGACCTTGGTTTATTAGTTGTTGAAATAGACCAGCTTGGTAACAGGATAAACTATACTTATGATGGTTATGGAAATATTACAGAAAAGGTTTATCCAGATGGGAGCAGGGAAAAGTATGAATATGATAAGGTAGGAAGGTTAATTAAAAGGATCAAACCAGATGGTGGACAAATAAGCTACCATTATGATAATAATGATAATATAATCAGGGTAGTTGATGAACTGGGTAATGAAGAAACTTTTAAGTACAACTCAAGGGGAAAAATAATTGAAAAAATAGACCCTCGGGGTAATGTAACAAGATATGAATATGATGACAGAAATAATTTAAGCAAAATAATAGATGCTGAAGGAAATATCAAAGAAATTTTCTATGATGAAGCAGAAAATATGACCAGGAAGATACTGGCTGAAAATGTTAGCTATGTTTACCGTTATGATAACCTTGATAGGTTGATTACAGCGACCCAGGTAGAAACAGGTATTACAACTTCCTATGAATATGACCCGGTAGGGAACCTTATTGCTATTACAGACGGTGAAGGGCGGACAACCAGGTTTGACTATGATGGACTAAACCGGAGGGTAAGAGAGATAGACCCGTTAAACAATACTGTTGTATACAGGTATTACCCTAATAATCAGTTAAAATCTATTACAGATAAAAACGGGAATACAACCAACTTTAAATATGATTGTATGGGAAGGCTGACCGAGGTTATAAACCCAATTGGTGAGAGGGTACAGTATAAGTACGATGCAGCTGGTAACCTGGTAGCCGAAATTGATCCAATGGGGAATACCACCCGCTATCAATATGACTGTATGAATAGACTGGTTAAGGAAATAGATCCTGCAGGAAATGAAATCCAGTATGAGTATGACCTGTCCGGAAACCTTATTAAAGTTACAGACCCTGAAGGAAATACAACTTCATATACTTATGACCTGAAAGGAAGGGTTATTAAAGAAACCAATGCCCTGGGATACAGTAAGACATATGAATATGACGCAGTTGGAAATTTAATAACCTTCACCAATGAGGCCGGAGTAAAAACAACATACAAATATGACGGACTTAACAGGCTTGTTGAGATTAAGGACGCACTGGGTAACAGTACGAAAATTGGGTATACCCCACTCGGGAAAATAGCCTGGAGGGAAGATGCCCTGGGCAACAGGACAGAATTTACCTATGATTCTGCTGGAAGGCTTGTCAAAGAAACTGACCCTGAAGGCAATACAGTTGTGTATACCTATGATAAAGCAGGCAACCTGATTAAGGTAACCGATGAACTGGGCTATACTACAAATTACTGCTATGATAAACTCAATCGGTTGATAGAGGTCGTGGATGCCCTGAATAATAAAGTGGAGTACAGTTATGATCCCAGGGGTAACCTGACCATGATGGTTAATGAAATGGGAAATACCTATCAATACCATTATGATGCCCTGGACAGGCTGGTTAAAGAAATAAATTATCAGGGGAAAGAACAGACCTACAGCTATGATGCCAACGGCAACCTGATTGCTAAAAAGGACTTTAACGGGAACACTACAACCTATAATTATGATGAATTGAACAGGCTACTGGAAGTAATATTTAACGGCGGGAACAAGAAGCGGTTTAGTTATAACAGAAACGGGATGATGACCAGGGCCCAAAATGACAACTTACTTCAGAGGTACTACTATGATGGGCTATCAAGGTTGATAAAGGTCGAGGTTGAAGATGATGAAGGGGAAAACTATAAGATAGAGTATCAGTATAATGAACTTGGCCAGAAAACCAGGGTTATCTATGATGACAGTAATAATTTAAAAGACAGGGTAACCGGGTATGAATATGATGAATTAATGAGATTGAGCAGGGTTGAGCTGCCTGATGGTGGTGAAATAAAATATAGATATGATAAGTTAAACAGGATAATAACCAGGATAAATAATAACAGAACCGCGACCAGCTATACTTATACCCCTGATGGGCAGGTTGAGACCATTACCCACTGGAAAGGTTTTATAGGACACAACCAGAATATAATCCAGTCCTATGGTTATGTTTATAATGCCCGTGATGAGAGGGTATTACAGGTAGAAGAAAACGGGGAGATAACAGCTTACCAGTATGACCCCGCAGGCAGGCTGGCAAAAGTTTACTACCCCTTCAGTGACCGTAAGAAGATAGAGGATTTAAAAGAAAGATTCTATTACGGCCTTTTACCCGAATGGCCGGAGCCCTATAAATACGGGCTTAATATTGAAGAACCCCTTTCCTGGGACAAAGAAAACAACCTTTATAACCAGCTAAATGAACTGACCGGAAAGCTGGAAGGAAGCCTGGCAGGTATGCCTGGAGTTGGTAACAGCACCCGGGGCCAGAAAGGTAAAGGCAGACTGCCGGAATTAATAATCTCACAGGGTGAGGGAAGTTTGAACTTCACAGATAGAATAGACTTACCCTATGACGTAAGAAACAGAGTAGAGGAGCTATACAGCAGGATAAAAAATAACGGCTGGGGACTGGATATATATGGTGACAACTTCTGGGTTGAAGAATTTACCTATGACCCGGCAGGTAATATTACCGAAAAGAGGAACGGGTGGGGTAAAATAGAATATAAGTATAATGATGCCAACCAGTTAGCAAAGGCCGGTAACCGGCAGTATGAATATGACAGTAATGGTAATCTCATCAGGGAAGAGCTGGGACACTATTATGCCGAATACCACTATAATTACGAAAACAGGCTAATAAAAGCAGTCAACAACAGCCACCCCCATTTCCTGGGAGGCAAAAGTCCCTTTAAAGGTTCAGTAAGTTATACCTATGGACCTCTTGGCAGGAAGGTTAAAAAGGTTACAGACCCACAGCATGGAGCTAAAGTAGGTATAACAAAATATATCTATGATGGAACGAGAACAAATGTACTGGTTGAATATGAGATAGAACGCTTTGGTGGGGACCACCCCGGAAACAATAAACCTGGTAAAGGACATAAGCATAACAATAATCCATTTAACAATGCAGGAAAAATAAACCGGATTAACGAATATTACTATGGGAATGGTTTAATAGCCATGAATTACTTAAGCCACCCTGACAGGGGACGAATCCACTATGGTAATAATGTATCCTATTACCATAAAGATGCCCTGGGATCCATAATATTAATGACAGGCAGGAACGGACAGGTAATCGACAGGTATGAATATGATGCTTATGGAAATCCCTACAGTGGCAGGTTTGAACAGGGTAATAACATGAACTCATATGGATTCACCGGACAGAGATATGAAGCCAGGCTTGGAGTCTACACCTTTGCCTACAGGACATATAACCCCAGGGTTATGAGGTGGATAACTCCTGATCCGGTAAGAGATGGGATGAACTGGTATACCTATGTAAATGGGGATCCGGTAAATTTATGGGATCCGCTGGGGTTGTGTGATATTGATCCTGATAGCTGGAGAAATATAATGAAGGAACAACAGCCCATGATGCGGGGTGATGATGTAGAACAGGTACAAACCTTTCTAAACCAACAGGGGTATGATGTAACAGTTGATGGTATATTGGGCCCTGAGACGGCAGGGGCAGTTAGAGACTACCAGGAAGATAAAGGTTTATCTGTAGATGGTGTTGTAGGGCCCAATACCCGGGAAGAGATAAAAAAGGATCTGGGGATAGAGGATGTTAGGCATGAAATATATTTTAGTCACGATACAGATAAAGTTTACTGGACAGATAATACCGGAAAAATTATAAAATCATGGCAAGCTAGTGATGATATTATAGGATGA
- a CDS encoding secretin and TonB N-terminal domain-containing protein has product MFRKVKVFPVFKLNKKQSNYITRVFGVALTVLLIVTSTVSAEELVDVTVRGADIRDVLLMLTEQSGINLVPDETVQGEVTINLRDVDLQEALKTLTMAYGYHFEKVSENVYLVSRDKLEAPVDVRVKDGFLTVHATNANLRTLLREIADKASINIVMDDSVSGKISIDLENIPLEVGLINLLHVNGFSLSKSNSVYRIFKADNNTGNNLAISVVDNRVSMDVSQANLGDVLRTLARLGDLDMVLFGGVRDIVDLKLEDISLDEAIEIILAGTRYTYRKVDGVYLIGDKNINSPASDLLTTSELIPMEYIEVEKVPQLLPNNFPAANVKVLKEKNALLVTGTQSDINKLKEYIKQIDTRIPLIVVEAVVVELTRNRQENPVIKLGMEYDGEEELLFDTSMGKLTYKSVLDLPDDFYLKIEALVTEGLLTVKARPNITTLNGQQAMIDVGTVQYYKVKQTDGEGNEETQYQSINAGVSLTVTPWVSSSGEITLKLRPQVSNIGAAAAEGPPQVSRREVDTTVRVKDGQTVVIGGLIQDVGTNTTSKVPFLANIPLIGKLFKSRNNNVNQTELIIFITPRVLKVNEEEVKSKMKKMLEKSREQLQ; this is encoded by the coding sequence ATGTTCAGAAAGGTGAAGGTGTTTCCGGTGTTTAAGTTAAATAAAAAACAATCAAATTATATTACCCGGGTTTTTGGAGTAGCCTTAACAGTTTTGTTAATTGTTACATCTACTGTGAGTGCTGAAGAGTTGGTTGATGTGACCGTCAGGGGGGCGGATATCAGGGATGTTCTCCTGATGCTTACTGAACAGAGTGGGATAAACCTGGTTCCCGATGAAACAGTTCAGGGGGAGGTTACCATAAATTTAAGGGATGTTGACCTCCAGGAAGCCCTAAAGACATTAACCATGGCCTATGGATATCATTTTGAAAAGGTGTCAGAAAATGTTTATCTGGTAAGTCGGGATAAGTTAGAGGCCCCGGTTGATGTCAGGGTTAAAGATGGGTTTTTGACAGTTCACGCCACCAATGCTAATCTAAGAACTCTTTTGAGAGAAATTGCAGATAAAGCCAGTATTAATATTGTTATGGATGATTCAGTTTCCGGGAAAATTTCTATAGACCTTGAGAATATACCACTGGAAGTGGGGTTAATAAACCTGCTTCATGTTAATGGATTTTCTCTCAGTAAAAGTAATAGTGTCTACCGAATTTTTAAGGCTGATAATAATACAGGTAATAATCTGGCTATTTCTGTGGTTGATAACAGGGTAAGTATGGATGTCAGCCAGGCAAATCTTGGTGATGTGTTGCGGACCCTGGCCAGATTAGGAGACCTTGACATGGTATTATTTGGTGGAGTCAGGGATATAGTTGATTTAAAGCTTGAAGATATATCTCTGGATGAAGCCATTGAAATTATTCTGGCCGGAACCCGGTATACTTATCGTAAAGTTGACGGGGTGTATTTAATTGGTGATAAAAATATAAACAGCCCTGCTTCTGACCTTTTGACCACCAGTGAGCTGATTCCCATGGAATATATAGAGGTGGAAAAAGTCCCGCAGTTATTACCAAATAATTTTCCTGCGGCCAATGTGAAGGTTTTGAAGGAAAAAAATGCCCTACTGGTAACTGGAACCCAGTCAGATATTAATAAGCTAAAAGAGTATATTAAACAAATAGATACCAGGATTCCCCTGATAGTTGTTGAGGCTGTGGTAGTTGAATTGACCCGGAACCGCCAGGAAAACCCGGTTATAAAACTGGGAATGGAATATGACGGTGAAGAGGAACTCTTATTTGATACCTCTATGGGAAAACTTACTTATAAGTCTGTTCTTGATTTACCTGATGACTTTTATTTAAAGATTGAGGCTCTGGTGACTGAAGGGTTACTTACGGTAAAGGCCCGTCCCAATATAACAACTCTTAACGGCCAGCAGGCTATGATCGACGTGGGTACCGTCCAGTATTATAAGGTTAAGCAAACTGATGGAGAAGGTAATGAGGAAACCCAGTACCAGAGTATAAATGCCGGAGTATCGTTGACCGTTACCCCCTGGGTCAGTAGCTCCGGGGAAATCACCCTGAAGTTAAGACCACAGGTAAGTAACATTGGGGCAGCTGCTGCAGAGGGCCCCCCACAGGTCAGCAGACGTGAAGTGGATACTACTGTAAGGGTAAAAGACGGCCAGACCGTGGTTATCGGGGGGTTGATTCAGGATGTGGGGACAAATACAACTTCAAAAGTACCATTTCTGGCCAACATACCCCTGATTGGAAAATTATTTAAATCACGTAATAATAATGTTAACCAGACAGAGTTAATTATCTTTATAACCCCAAGGGTCTTAAAAGTTAATGAGGAGGAAGTTAAGAGCAAAATGAAAAAGATGCTTGAAAAGTCCAGAGAACAGTTACAGTAA
- a CDS encoding prepilin-type N-terminal cleavage/methylation domain-containing protein, which produces MVVREQGFTLVEVLVAMVVIGVCLGILFNGYTRIARSIEAAREYSFVNKQGQKIMVNVSNGIGANRGRIIYGGKEYWWWAERISLENGLTRLNINVEWQGRNGYKQQTFSRLLLRTEGYE; this is translated from the coding sequence ATGGTAGTTAGGGAGCAAGGCTTTACCCTGGTAGAGGTTTTAGTGGCGATGGTAGTTATCGGGGTATGTCTCGGTATTCTATTTAATGGTTATACCCGGATAGCCAGAAGTATTGAAGCAGCCCGGGAATATTCTTTTGTCAATAAACAGGGGCAGAAGATAATGGTTAATGTAAGTAATGGAATAGGAGCAAACCGGGGACGGATTATATATGGTGGTAAGGAATATTGGTGGTGGGCAGAACGAATTTCTCTGGAAAACGGATTAACGAGGTTAAATATCAATGTAGAATGGCAGGGCAGGAATGGTTATAAACAACAAACTTTTTCCCGGTTATTATTGAGGACTGAGGGTTATGAATGA